Part of the Desulfotomaculum sp. genome, AACTTTCTTTGCGAACTCTTTGCTGATCTGAATCTTTCCCTCATCAATCAGTTTAAATAAAAGCTGGGAGATATGGATGATCTCGAAGTTCACCGAAAAATCGGGATACTCGTTCTTAAACGTGTGGTAACAATGAGGGGAAGAAACGACAATTTTCTTCACACCGTGATCAATAAAGTTTTTTATATTTTCCCTGGCCAGGCGTTTAAATAAATCCTCATTGCCTGTTTTGCGGATACTTTCTCCACAGCAACTCTCCTTTTCGCCCAGTATCCCGTAGTCTACTCCGGCTTTATTGAGTACCTTTGCCGTGGCCTGCGCTACCTTCTTTAACCGTGCGTCATAGCTCAAGTAGCAGCCGGGGAAATATAAATATTCCATCCCTTCCTCGAATGTTTTTACGGATAACCCTTTTGCCCAATCCGCCCTCGCATCACGGGGTTCGCCGAACGGGTTTCCATCCGCTTCAAGGCAGGAGCTTACACCGCGGACAGGTTTGACAGCGGTGGGGAAAACACCATATCCTGCGGCCATCCTGCGCAGGGCTTTCATATCTTCTATCTGCTTTACTTCCCTGGGACACTTCAAAGCGCATCTTCCGCAGGTAGTACAGCGCCAGATCTCTTCATTTTCGATCTCGGTCAAACCGAATGCAGCTTCCCGGATCAGCTTGCGCATGCTGAACTGCCTGACCTTGTTCCAGGGACAAAGAGTATCGCATTTTCCGCACTGGTAGCAGAATTTAACTGCTTCTCCGCCGTAACCTTTTATTTCATCTATAACCTCTTTGAAGGGGGCTACAGTCTCCACGTTTTTTCCTCTTCTTTCCCATTAAAATTCTAGCTCTTCTGTGACATCCTGCTAATGATTTCTACAACCTTGTCTATTCCATGCTTGTCCGCCAAAGATTGAATTCCTATCTCAATTTCGTCTATCTGAACAGTCTCTTCGACTTCCTCTTCCCTTTCTTCATAGATCAGGGCGTCGTTTATGCACCACTGAACACAAAGCGGCTTTTCCTGCGGCGGATCGTCTTCACACATATCGCACTTTAAAGGAAGGCCGGAATCGGGTTCATGGAAAAGCGTCCTGGAAGGGCAGGCAGCCCTGCAGAAACCGCACTCGTCGTACTCTCTTCCTTCAATTATATATTTGTCTCTGCCCATACATTCGGCCGGAGTATATTCACCGGCGTAAACAGGAACAAATATGTCTTTCAGCGGATGACGCATCAACCGGATACGGGACCTCTCCGGATTAGTAGTGCTGTATTTCGGTTCAGCGTGAAAGGCGGAGCAAATCGCCTCGCACGCACGGCAGCCATTGCATTTTTCAATATCGACCGTGATTCTTTTGATTTTCTTCTTAACTTTACTCATTTTTTAAGATCCCTCTTTTTTCCAAGTCTTCAGCAACATAACCCAGATCTATTTCCTGCAGATACTCTTTTGTGGGAATACCCCGTTCATCCCATCCCCTGAATTTGTAGTAAACGTCCAAGAGTTGATTTTCAAGTTCGGGGAACCTCTTTCTCCAATGATCTTCCGGCGGCTTTTCGTCCGCCCTGGTCATGCCTCTTCTCACATTGATAGCTCTGATCAAGGTCCGGTTTCTCCTGGCCGCCTGAGTCATTGACTCTTCATCCATATCGACTCCGGTCCCCGCCGAGAAGAAACGCGGGTAATTGTGTATGTGATAGGGAGGCTTCAAGGGGAATGACGACAGACCGGCGCATATCCCGAGGGCGTCATCGATGTAATGCATTCTTTCCATCCAGTCAACCAGTTCAGCGGCAATTTCAGGAGTCGGGTACAGGGGGTTCGAGTTTTCTCCGCGTGCGTTCCAATCCAGGAAATATTTTTTAAACTTTTCATCAGGGACCTGGATCCAGTCGCTGACAAACTCCTCTCTCGATTCCATAGTCGGGAAGGGCTCCTGGGGAAACTGCCCTTCAATCTGCGTAATATTTATTTTTTCACCCGTACTATACATAAGGAAATAAACGGGGTTCAGCATTCCTAACTTGAGAGGAAGCTGTTCATGTTTCTTAATGTTATTATGAGCGTACTCTTGTGCGCCCTTGCCAATTGCCTGGGCAGCCCAGTATGTGCCGTTAGCTAAAATATCTCCTATGCCTTCCCGGCGAACAATCCTGTCAAGCAGCCAGTAAAATCTTCCTTCCGTATCGGACGGCATTCCCGGAAAGTCTGCTTCAGTTAAAATACCGGCTTCAAGAAGTTCAAGGGCGAAGGCCATAGCCTGCGGGCAGGTGAATCCGTCCACGCCGTACTCCGTGGCCATCTGGGCGATTTTAAAGCCAAAGGCCAGGTCGGAAAAGGCAGCCATTGTATAAGT contains:
- a CDS encoding Fe-S oxidoreductase, coding for METVAPFKEVIDEIKGYGGEAVKFCYQCGKCDTLCPWNKVRQFSMRKLIREAAFGLTEIENEEIWRCTTCGRCALKCPREVKQIEDMKALRRMAAGYGVFPTAVKPVRGVSSCLEADGNPFGEPRDARADWAKGLSVKTFEEGMEYLYFPGCYLSYDARLKKVAQATAKVLNKAGVDYGILGEKESCCGESIRKTGNEDLFKRLARENIKNFIDHGVKKIVVSSPHCYHTFKNEYPDFSVNFEIIHISQLLFKLIDEGKIQISKEFAKKVTYHDPCYLGRHNGIYDEPREALKKIPGLELSEMPETREDSFCCGMGGGRIWMETPKEERFVNLRLEQAVEIGAEVLVTTCPYCITNFEDSRLVMNFDEVIEIKDITEVIQEVI
- a CDS encoding (4Fe-4S)-binding protein; amino-acid sequence: MSKVKKKIKRITVDIEKCNGCRACEAICSAFHAEPKYSTTNPERSRIRLMRHPLKDIFVPVYAGEYTPAECMGRDKYIIEGREYDECGFCRAACPSRTLFHEPDSGLPLKCDMCEDDPPQEKPLCVQWCINDALIYEEREEEVEETVQIDEIEIGIQSLADKHGIDKVVEIISRMSQKS
- a CDS encoding aldehyde dehydrogenase, yielding MRYAETGYYLEVDLSTGNIERVESDPKWTELYMGGLGTNAKILWDRVPPEIEPFSPENLLIFSAGLLGGTLATGANRTIVSTISPQTGLMAYSMMGGFFAPELKYAGFDKVIIRGKSDKLVYLLINNDKVEIRDASHLKGKGAVETQELIKEELNEPKAHVAAIGLAGENKVWYASIEQGRSSCSRAGVGAVMGDKGLKAVAVRGTKDVNIARPADFIKECNGVMDYIKYRADHPIKNVEAIFQNLGSPQEMLLVDEKWHTAGFMWGNVRTRRKDFWTEEVEEQWTSVQESVRRRLISCYNCPMKCGGLISVPGSPNYMMKCFSKLTYTMAAFSDLAFGFKIAQMATEYGVDGFTCPQAMAFALELLEAGILTEADFPGMPSDTEGRFYWLLDRIVRREGIGDILANGTYWAAQAIGKGAQEYAHNNIKKHEQLPLKLGMLNPVYFLMYSTGEKINITQIEGQFPQEPFPTMESREEFVSDWIQVPDEKFKKYFLDWNARGENSNPLYPTPEIAAELVDWMERMHYIDDALGICAGLSSFPLKPPYHIHNYPRFFSAGTGVDMDEESMTQAARRNRTLIRAINVRRGMTRADEKPPEDHWRKRFPELENQLLDVYYKFRGWDERGIPTKEYLQEIDLGYVAEDLEKRGILKNE